A segment of the Nitrospiraceae bacterium genome:
GTCGCCGCCTTTGGCGCGGCTGCGTTCGTCGATCGAATAGCGCAGGGCAAAGCGGGTGAAGTTCCCGCCGCCTTCCACCTGGCGCTTGAGATCCTTCGCGGCATACACGTTGGGTAGCAGCATGACCGAGACTTGGACTTTTGGATTGGCCAGGAGCTGGTTGGCGTGCTTTTCGAGGTAGGCATCCAATTCTTCTTTGGACACTTCAACCTTGGTCTTGATCCGGTCTTTCAGGAGTTCATCGAGAATCAGCTGCTCGCGATAGCGCAGGGTTTTCTCCCGGATGTCATCCGATTGGTCCAAGCCCTGTTTACGCGCTTCCTGCATTAACAGCTCGCGCATGATCAATTCGTCGAGGAAGCGGCGTTTCCCGCCTTCTTTTTCATACCTGGCGCGGGTCGCCTGGGAGAGTTCTTCCCAGCGGATGTCAAACTCAGCCTGGGTAATGGAGCGGCCGTTGATCATCGCGATCACCGGTTCCTCCTGCGGCGGTTCGGTACAGCCGACCAATGAGCCCAGCGCACACAAGGCTAGCGCGGTGCCGGTCAGTCGTGCCCGCCAGGGGGATATGTCTGGTGTCTGCGGTGATGTCATGCGGTCGGGGCGGAGCATCCTTCTGGGAAGATCAGGTAGAGCCGGTCCGTGGCTCTTGATTGTTGGTACCACAGACGTGAAGGGTTTGCAAGGTTGCGTTGAGTTCTGGAAAGACCAAACTCCAGTCGTCATGCGGCATCTGGAGTTCAAACGACAAAGGCGACAGAAATCGCAGCCGTTTTTTATATCGGTCCATCAGGGCCTGCACAGCGGTTTCCGATACTTTCGCCTTGGGATCGAAGGTGATCACGACTGCATGCGTTTGCTCGACCACCGAACTGAGCCGGAGTTGTTTGGCCAGGAGCCGGATCTGCATGAGTTCGAACAGTCGTTCGACTGGGTCCGGCGGAGGCCCATACCGGTCTTCAATTTCGCCATGCATGAGTGCGAGGTCGCCGAGTTGTCCGCAGGAGGACAACCGTTTGTAGAGCGAGAGGCGTTGATGGCTGTCGACCACGTAGTCTTCCGGAATGTAGGCCGAGACGCTGAGACGCAGGGTAGGGTCCGGCTCCTCTTCGACGACCTGGCCCCTCAGGCGCTGGACGGCTTGTTCCACCATTTGCAGGTAGAGATCGAGTCCGACGGCGGCAATGTGCCCGGATTGTTGTTTGCCGAGCAGATTCCCTGCCCCGCGGATTTCCAGGTCCGCCGCTGCAATCCGGAATCCCGACCCCAACTCGGTAAATTGCTGGATGGCGGTCAGCCGCTTCTGCGCGTCGTCCGAGAGATTGCCTTCATCCGGCACCAGGAAATAGGCGTAGGCCTGTTCACCACCACGCCCCACCCGGCCGCGCAGCTGGTACAGCTGGGCCAGGCCAAACGTATCGGCGCGATTGACGATGATCGTGTTGGCGGTCGGCACGTCGATGCCGGATTGGATGATCGCCGACGCGATCAGGATATCGGCTTCCCGGTGGAAAAATTTCAACATCACGGCTTCGAGGGGTTTGGAATCCATCTGGCCGTGTGCCATCACAATGCGAGCCTCAGGGACCAGTTCCTGGAGCCACGCGCCCATGCGTTCCATGGTTTCCACGCGATTGTGGACAAAGTAGGTTTGTCCACCCCGGCCGAGCTCGCGGAGAATCGCTTCACGGATCGCTTTTTCGCTGAACCGAAGCACTTGGGTGCGAATCGCAAGGCGCCCGGACGGGGGCGTGTCGATGATGGACAGGTCGCGCACGCTGGCCATGGTCATTTGCAGGGTGCGCGGGATTGGCGTGGCGGTGAGCGTCAACACGTCGACCTGGGTACGCAGCTGTTTCAAGCGTTCCTTATGTTTGACGCCGAACCATTGTTCCTCGTCGATGATCACGAGGCCGAGGTTGCGAAACTGCACATCCTTTTGCAAGAGCCGGTGGGTGCCGATGAGCACATCGACCAGACCCGCCGCCGTATCCTTGATGATGGCCTTCGTGTCTTTGGGCGATTGAAAGCGGGACAACAGCGCCACGCGGGTGGGGAAGGGCGCGAACCGTTCGGCGAAATTGTCGTAATGTTGATGGGCAAGCAGCGTGGTCGGGACCAGCACGGCCACCTGCCGGTTTTCTTCGACGGCCTTGAAGGCGGCCCGCATCGCCACTTCCGTTTTGCCATAGCCCACATCCCCGCAGACGAGGCGGTCCATCGGTTTGGTGGAGGCCAGATCTTTCGCAATATCTTCGATGGCCTTCCGCTGATCCGGGGTTTCCTCATATTCGAAGGCCGCCTCAAACTCGTGATACAGCATGCTGTCCTTGCCGTACGACGTCCGATGGACCAGCTCGCGGTTGGCGTAGAGATCGACGAGCTCATGGGCCATTTCTTCGATATCTTTTTTGACTCGCGCCGTCGTTTTTGCCCAACTCGTCCCGCCGAGCCGGTCGAGGCGCGGCACATGCGCGTCGGCCCCTGCATAGCGCTGCACCTGGCTCAGCCGGTCGAGCGGCACATAGAGCTTATCGGTCCCGGCGAACTCGAGCACCAGAAAGTCACTGTCGAAGTCCTGGACCGAGAGCCGGCGCAATCCCTGATATTTCGCGATGCCGTACTGCATGTGGACGACGAAATCGCCGATGTTCAGATCTTCGAGCGAAGAGAGAAACGTGGCCGCTTTGCTCTTGTGTTGCGGTTTGTGCCGGGCACCCTTTGCGAACAGTTCTTCTTCGGTCAGCACGACGAGCCGCAAGTCGGGCGAAAGGAATCCCGACGAGACCTCTCCGTTCAGGACCGAAAATGGGGCCTTCTGCGCGCCGCCTGCGGAAAGGGCCGCGGGTTTCCACTCCATCGCCGGTCGATCGTGCTCGCCGAAGAGCGCGAGCAGCCGGCCGACTTGGCCCTGACTCCGGGCGACCAGCACCACGGGCCCGCCTTCGCGCAGCCGATCGAGGACTTCCAATGTCTGACTAAACGCCGTGCCGCGCTGGCCGAGTCCCACGCTGGCCGGTGTTTGCGCGGGACAGGTCAGCACCGGTTCCCAGCTCGCATCCGGCGCAGTGACCGGCTCCAGGGCAAGGGTCGCATAGTCTTGAGTGGCGGTGACGAGTTGATCCCACGTGAGGTACAGCTGGTCCGGAGTCGGATAGGGATTCGGATCCGTGCGATCTTCGTGACGCAGGTACCCTTCCTCAATGGTCTGCCAACATTCTGCCGTGTGAGCTTTGAGGGCGCCGGGCTGATCCAGTACCAGCACGGGCGGTTGGGGAAAATAATCCAGCAGGCTGTCCATCGCCCCATAGACCGACGGGGCATGCCATTCCGCATCTGCGGCCAAGGGCGTAAGCGCGTCTGGTGCATCGTCTGAGCGAATCAGTTCTCGCGCGGGCAGGACCCAGGCCTGCTTGATCTTATCGGTCGATTTTTG
Coding sequences within it:
- the mfd gene encoding transcription-repair coupling factor, with the protein product MPPVVPSHLTNWLAPAREALRAGSGKPCLMGLHGSTAGFGLALLTLSAPAQPLADRSWLIVAKTDDEAERLYRDTLFFRTLCGQSGDDLALFPKWETLPYESTVPHIDLVARRMQTLNRLCTTARTVLFTSVPALTQRVLPALVFTEAILQFQPNSDLEREVLVSSLLRLGYRKGSVVEIPGEFSIRGGIVDIYSTAYPDPLRVEFLGDTIESIRFFDPATQKSTDKIKQAWVLPARELIRSDDAPDALTPLAADAEWHAPSVYGAMDSLLDYFPQPPVLVLDQPGALKAHTAECWQTIEEGYLRHEDRTDPNPYPTPDQLYLTWDQLVTATQDYATLALEPVTAPDASWEPVLTCPAQTPASVGLGQRGTAFSQTLEVLDRLREGGPVVLVARSQGQVGRLLALFGEHDRPAMEWKPAALSAGGAQKAPFSVLNGEVSSGFLSPDLRLVVLTEEELFAKGARHKPQHKSKAATFLSSLEDLNIGDFVVHMQYGIAKYQGLRRLSVQDFDSDFLVLEFAGTDKLYVPLDRLSQVQRYAGADAHVPRLDRLGGTSWAKTTARVKKDIEEMAHELVDLYANRELVHRTSYGKDSMLYHEFEAAFEYEETPDQRKAIEDIAKDLASTKPMDRLVCGDVGYGKTEVAMRAAFKAVEENRQVAVLVPTTLLAHQHYDNFAERFAPFPTRVALLSRFQSPKDTKAIIKDTAAGLVDVLIGTHRLLQKDVQFRNLGLVIIDEEQWFGVKHKERLKQLRTQVDVLTLTATPIPRTLQMTMASVRDLSIIDTPPSGRLAIRTQVLRFSEKAIREAILRELGRGGQTYFVHNRVETMERMGAWLQELVPEARIVMAHGQMDSKPLEAVMLKFFHREADILIASAIIQSGIDVPTANTIIVNRADTFGLAQLYQLRGRVGRGGEQAYAYFLVPDEGNLSDDAQKRLTAIQQFTELGSGFRIAAADLEIRGAGNLLGKQQSGHIAAVGLDLYLQMVEQAVQRLRGQVVEEEPDPTLRLSVSAYIPEDYVVDSHQRLSLYKRLSSCGQLGDLALMHGEIEDRYGPPPDPVERLFELMQIRLLAKQLRLSSVVEQTHAVVITFDPKAKVSETAVQALMDRYKKRLRFLSPLSFELQMPHDDWSLVFPELNATLQTLHVCGTNNQEPRTGST
- a CDS encoding peptidylprolyl isomerase, which gives rise to MIAMINGRSITQAEFDIRWEELSQATRARYEKEGGKRRFLDELIMRELLMQEARKQGLDQSDDIREKTLRYREQLILDELLKDRIKTKVEVSKEELDAYLEKHANQLLANPKVQVSVMLLPNVYAAKDLKRQVEGGGNFTRFALRYSIDERSRAKGGDLGPYRKGLLEPELDALIPSLHPGVLSDPIKTDKGYYLMKVSPLEPEILQADQATRERLRQELLAEKRRKRLDDVFAELRTGATIRMADAARYVTDEPGRP